From Paenibacillus physcomitrellae, the proteins below share one genomic window:
- a CDS encoding Gfo/Idh/MocA family protein: MPVRFGLIGPGWRGKAYLRIASQLPEWFQPAGVVVRDPEKYRGDEALQGLPVFQSPLELARECDFLVMAVSKTSAAALLEQLFETGVPVLAETPPAFDDAGYRQMAALAAQSPRIQVAEQYPLQPHHAARTALIRSGAVGEVRHVQVSAGHGYHGIALIRQWLDVSDESCTVTAQQFKHPVLEVPHRGRNVGDGLETELQDIALLSFESGKSAVLDFAASQYFSPLRKNRVLIRGSHGEIRNDEVTRSLGQGAYETFSISRIQDGMEGSLAPLSLRELRGASGRLYQNRFYPAPLSDEELAIAEVLFRMSEYVRTGKSSYSLSEALVDVRLSLAIEASIAAGMPVVSG, from the coding sequence ATGCCTGTGCGATTTGGATTAATCGGGCCGGGCTGGCGTGGGAAAGCCTACTTGCGGATTGCCAGCCAGCTTCCGGAGTGGTTTCAGCCTGCCGGAGTTGTTGTACGGGACCCGGAAAAATATCGCGGGGACGAGGCCCTGCAGGGCCTGCCGGTGTTTCAGTCTCCGCTGGAGCTGGCGCGGGAATGCGATTTTCTGGTTATGGCGGTCAGCAAAACGTCGGCAGCGGCTTTGCTGGAGCAGCTGTTCGAGACCGGCGTTCCCGTGCTGGCCGAAACGCCGCCTGCTTTTGACGATGCCGGATACCGGCAGATGGCTGCCCTTGCGGCGCAATCGCCGCGAATTCAGGTAGCCGAGCAGTACCCGCTGCAGCCGCATCATGCAGCCCGGACGGCCCTGATCCGCTCCGGTGCTGTGGGCGAGGTGCGGCATGTCCAGGTATCGGCAGGCCATGGTTATCATGGGATTGCTTTGATCCGTCAGTGGCTGGATGTCTCGGATGAAAGCTGTACAGTGACAGCCCAGCAGTTTAAGCACCCTGTGCTGGAGGTCCCCCACCGCGGTCGAAACGTTGGAGACGGCCTGGAGACAGAGCTGCAGGATATCGCGCTTTTATCTTTTGAGAGCGGCAAAAGCGCTGTACTTGACTTCGCTGCTTCGCAATATTTCTCTCCGCTGCGGAAGAACCGGGTTCTGATCCGGGGTTCACATGGGGAAATCCGGAACGATGAAGTGACCCGAAGTTTGGGCCAAGGGGCATACGAAACCTTTTCCATCAGCAGAATTCAGGATGGAATGGAAGGGAGCCTTGCTCCTTTGTCCCTTCGGGAACTCCGGGGAGCCTCCGGGCGGTTATATCAAAACCGGTTTTATCCCGCACCGCTTTCCGACGAAGAGCTGGCGATCGCGGAGGTTTTGTTTCGAATGAGCGAATACGTGCGTACGGGCAAAAGCTCTTATTCATTATCCGAAGCGCTGGTAGACGTCCGTCTGTCCCTTGCCATTGAGGCCTCGATTGCGGCAGGGATGCCTGTTGTATCTGGGTAG